One part of the Dasypus novemcinctus isolate mDasNov1 chromosome 27, mDasNov1.1.hap2, whole genome shotgun sequence genome encodes these proteins:
- the GPR83 gene encoding LOW QUALITY PROTEIN: G-protein coupled receptor 83 (The sequence of the model RefSeq protein was modified relative to this genomic sequence to represent the inferred CDS: inserted 1 base in 1 codon; deleted 2 bases in 2 codons) codes for MLPALLLLCLAQRPGARADNGSLAVAPAVPDASRFLSWSNGSWAGWQGGRRFAVGARWPAARALLVAAYSCSIAGSLFGNALVCHVIFKKRRRPSATGLFIANLAVADILITLLNTPFTLVRFVNSSWVFGKGMCHVSRFAQYCSLHVSALTLTAIAVDRHQVIMHPLKPRLSATQGVVGIAAIWGLATVFSLPHAICQXFTFKYSVSPGGAEDLVRALCLPDFPEPADLFWKYLDLATFLLLYLLPLLVSLRGLCPRGQKLWLCNTIGDVTSDQCLALRRRKRRTVQLLVLLVAVFALCWLPLNCYVLLLSSRAVRASNTVYFACHWLATSSTCCNPFLYCWLNESFRLELKALLRMCQRPPAPPAARRPSPAPAFRVAWAQKSSGQRAALASGLQPPLRLPWGRAAPSSAGPGGARR; via the exons ATGCTGCCCGCGCTCCTGCTGCTCTGCCTGGCGCAGCGCCCCGGGGCCCGGGCGGACAACGGGAGCCTGGCCGTGGCCCCGGCCGTGCCCGACGCGTCGCGCTTCCTGTCCTGGAGCAACGGCAGCTGGGCGGGCTGGCAGGGCGGGCGGCGCTTCGCGGTCGGGGCGCGCTGGCCCGCGGCGAGGGCGCTGCTGGTGGCCGCGTACTCCTGCAGCATCGCCGGCTCGCTCTTCGGGAACGCGCTGGTGTGTCACGTCATCTTCAAGAAGCGGCGAAGGCCCTCGGCCACCGGCCTCTTCATCGCCAACCTGGCGGTCGCCGACATCCTCATCACGCTGCTGAACACGCCCTTCACCTTG GTCCGCTTCGTGAACAGCTCGTGGGTGTTTGGGAAGGGCATGTGCCACGTCAGCCGCTTCGCCCAGTACTGCTCGCTGCACGTCTCGGCACTGACGCTGACGGCCATCGCCGTGGACCGCCACCAG GTCATCATGCACCCGCTGAAGCCCCGGCTCTCGGCCACCCAAGGCGTCGTGGGCATCGCGGCCATCTGGGGCTTGGCCACggtcttctccctcccccacgcCATCTGCC AATTCACCTTCAAGTACAGTGTGAGTCCGGGGGGCGC TGAGGACCTTGTCCGCGCGCTCTGCCTGCCGGACTTCCCCGAGCCCGCCGACCTCTTCTGGAAGTACCTGGACCTGGCCACCTTCCTGCTGCTCTACCTGCTGCCCCTCCTCGTCAGTCTCCGTGGCCTATGCCCGCGTGGCCAGAAGCTGTGGCTGTGCAACACCATCGGCGACGTGACCTCGGACCAGTGCCTGGCGCTGCGGCGG AGGAAGAGGAGGACGGTGCAGCTGCTGGTGCTGCTGGTG GCCGTCTTCGCGCTCTGCTGGCTGCCGCTCAACTGCTACGTGCTGCTGCTGTCCAGCCGGGCCGTGCGCGCCAGCAACACCGTCTACTTCGCCTGCCACTGGCTGGCCACGAGCAGCACCTGCTGCAACCCCTTCCTCTACTGCTGGCTCAACGAGAGCTTCCGGCTGGAGCTCAAGGCACTGCTGCGCATGTGCCAGAGGCCGCCCGCGCCCCCGGCGGCCAGGCggccctccccggcccccgcctTCAGGGTGGCCTGGGCCCAGAAGAGCAGTGGCCAGAGGGCTGCCCTGGCCAGCGGCCTGCAGCCCCCCTTGCGGCTCCCGTGGGGGAGGGCAGCCCCGTCCTCCGCAGGGCCCGGCGGGGCCCGGCGTTAG